From a region of the Corallococcus coralloides DSM 2259 genome:
- a CDS encoding PAS domain-containing protein: protein MSVPLSETEQALRAEVERLRFRLRAAGLDDGVGTAPDPVPQVLASPASPGGNADAHVKQEQLRLAQEAGGIGVFTLDIATNQLTVTPQFCRLYGVPVSDTLPAPVIEALALEEDRHHVSNARTRASGQVTPSVEYRIRRQDTGDVRWIHRRASLVYDAAGKPVQLVGITQDVTERHQANDALREANERVQLALNAEAMIGTWVWDVPSNRVVADERFAHSFSLDPVQAREGLPISQFVAAIHPEDRPGVEAAIARVLKTGGAYRAEYRVLHADGANRWVEASGHCHLSAQGAPLRFPGVLVDIDARKRAELRQTALLEMADRLREASSPDAAAQLAMEVVGRMLGVPRAGYGTVDATHALVLMHPNWVASPDVVRVEGVHRFHDYGVFLEDLLKGEVVAIPDVRKDPRTAPHADTLEQVGIRALFNIPLLEHGRFVAVLFLHDVQPRTWTAEEIELSRNVADRVWATLSRLKALADLKKANETLEQRVAQRTLERDRVWNVSQDLLVVGSLSEGKFLSVNPAWTHMLGWTEEELLGRTSEWLERPEDYSRTRAEVHRLEGGNPTLNFESAYRCKHGGYRRISWTAVPVPEDGVLYASGRDVTEQRQTEEQLRQAQKMEAVGKLTGGVAHDFNNLLQVVGGNLQLLQRDVAGNERGMNRVRSALSAVERGARLSGQLLAFSRRQPLEPRSLSLGRLVRGMDDLLRRALGEDVEVETVIGGGLWNTMADPHQLENVILNLAINARDAMGGAGKLTLELSNASLDDHYAQAHPEVMAGAYVLLAVSDTGGGMSQEVMERAFEPFFTTKPEGRGTGLGLSMVYGFVKQSGGHVKLYSELGHGTTVKVYLPRAFQPEAPVTEVVMGPVEGGRETILAVEDDAEVRATVVEMLTELGYRVLRAVDGQSAMSILKSGVAVDLLFTDVVMPGPVRSPELARQAKALQPDIEVLFTSGYTENAIVHGGRLDPGVSLLSKPYRREDLARKVRTLLDQRQQRMATPKLQWPEAPRTGETSATQEAARRMHVLLVEDDEDIRASASELLGLLGHAVMSVASAEEARVALAAERFDVLFTDVTLPGMSGVDLAREVALRKPAMRIIIASGHGRSALDGDPQQWLGVVVLPKPYALPQIQQALAQVAATAR, encoded by the coding sequence ATGAGCGTGCCCCTTTCCGAAACGGAACAGGCCCTGAGGGCCGAGGTCGAACGTCTGCGATTCCGCCTGCGCGCCGCGGGTCTGGATGACGGCGTTGGCACGGCTCCCGACCCGGTCCCCCAGGTTCTGGCGTCCCCGGCGTCCCCTGGCGGAAACGCCGACGCGCACGTGAAGCAGGAACAGCTGCGGTTGGCCCAGGAAGCGGGTGGTATTGGCGTGTTCACGCTGGACATCGCCACCAATCAGCTGACGGTGACGCCACAGTTCTGCCGGCTGTACGGCGTGCCGGTTTCGGACACCCTGCCCGCGCCGGTCATCGAGGCGCTCGCGCTGGAGGAGGACCGGCACCACGTGTCCAACGCGCGGACGCGGGCCTCTGGGCAGGTCACGCCGTCGGTGGAGTACCGCATCCGCCGTCAGGACACCGGGGACGTGCGGTGGATCCACCGGCGCGCGTCACTGGTGTACGACGCGGCCGGCAAGCCGGTGCAGTTGGTGGGCATCACCCAGGACGTCACCGAGCGCCACCAGGCCAACGATGCCTTGCGCGAGGCGAACGAGCGCGTGCAATTGGCGCTGAACGCCGAGGCAATGATTGGCACCTGGGTGTGGGACGTGCCCAGCAACCGCGTCGTCGCGGACGAGCGCTTCGCGCATTCCTTCTCATTGGACCCCGTGCAGGCGCGCGAAGGTCTGCCCATCTCCCAGTTCGTGGCCGCCATCCACCCGGAGGACCGGCCCGGGGTGGAAGCGGCCATCGCCCGCGTCTTGAAGACGGGCGGTGCGTACCGCGCCGAGTACCGCGTGCTCCACGCCGACGGGGCGAACCGGTGGGTGGAGGCCAGCGGCCACTGTCACCTTTCCGCGCAGGGCGCGCCGCTGCGCTTTCCCGGCGTGCTGGTGGACATCGACGCGCGCAAGCGGGCGGAGCTGCGGCAGACCGCGCTGCTGGAGATGGCGGACCGGCTGCGCGAGGCCTCGTCCCCGGATGCCGCCGCGCAGCTGGCCATGGAGGTGGTGGGGCGGATGCTGGGCGTGCCGCGCGCGGGCTACGGCACGGTGGACGCGACGCATGCGCTGGTGCTGATGCACCCGAACTGGGTGGCCTCACCGGACGTGGTGCGCGTGGAGGGCGTGCACCGCTTCCACGACTACGGCGTGTTCCTGGAAGACCTCCTGAAGGGCGAGGTCGTGGCCATTCCGGACGTGCGGAAGGACCCGCGCACGGCGCCCCATGCGGACACGCTGGAGCAGGTGGGCATCCGGGCCCTGTTCAACATCCCGCTCCTGGAGCATGGCCGGTTCGTGGCGGTGCTGTTCCTTCACGACGTGCAGCCGCGCACGTGGACCGCGGAGGAGATCGAGCTGTCGCGCAACGTGGCCGACCGCGTGTGGGCGACGCTGTCCAGGCTCAAGGCGCTGGCGGACCTGAAGAAGGCCAACGAGACGCTGGAGCAGCGCGTGGCGCAGCGCACCCTGGAGCGGGACCGCGTATGGAACGTGTCCCAGGACCTGCTGGTGGTGGGGAGCCTGTCGGAGGGGAAGTTCCTCAGCGTCAACCCGGCCTGGACGCACATGCTGGGGTGGACGGAGGAGGAGCTGCTGGGCCGCACGTCGGAGTGGCTGGAGCGCCCGGAGGACTACTCGCGAACGCGCGCCGAGGTGCACCGCCTGGAGGGAGGAAATCCCACGCTGAACTTCGAGAGCGCCTACCGCTGCAAGCACGGCGGTTACCGGCGCATCTCCTGGACGGCGGTGCCGGTGCCGGAGGACGGCGTGCTGTACGCCAGCGGGCGCGACGTCACCGAGCAGCGGCAGACGGAGGAGCAGCTGCGGCAGGCTCAGAAGATGGAGGCGGTGGGCAAGCTCACGGGCGGCGTGGCGCATGACTTCAACAACCTGCTCCAGGTGGTGGGCGGCAACCTGCAGCTGCTCCAGCGTGACGTGGCGGGCAACGAGCGGGGCATGAACCGGGTGCGCTCGGCGCTGAGCGCGGTGGAGCGAGGGGCGCGGCTGTCCGGGCAGTTGCTGGCGTTCTCGCGGCGGCAGCCGCTGGAGCCGCGCTCCCTGAGCCTGGGCCGGCTGGTGCGGGGCATGGACGACCTGCTCCGCCGCGCGCTGGGCGAGGACGTGGAGGTGGAGACGGTCATCGGCGGCGGGCTGTGGAACACGATGGCGGATCCGCACCAGTTGGAGAACGTCATCCTCAACCTGGCCATCAACGCGCGCGACGCGATGGGGGGCGCCGGGAAGCTGACGCTGGAGTTGAGCAACGCATCGCTGGACGACCACTACGCGCAGGCGCACCCGGAGGTGATGGCCGGGGCGTACGTGCTGCTGGCGGTGTCGGACACGGGCGGGGGCATGTCGCAGGAGGTGATGGAGCGCGCGTTCGAGCCCTTCTTCACCACGAAGCCGGAGGGCCGGGGCACGGGCCTGGGGCTGAGCATGGTGTACGGCTTCGTGAAGCAGTCCGGCGGGCACGTGAAGCTCTACAGCGAGCTGGGTCATGGCACGACGGTCAAGGTGTACCTGCCGCGCGCCTTCCAGCCGGAGGCGCCGGTGACGGAGGTGGTGATGGGGCCGGTGGAGGGCGGGAGGGAGACCATCCTCGCGGTGGAGGACGACGCGGAGGTGCGCGCGACGGTGGTGGAGATGCTGACGGAGCTGGGCTACCGCGTGCTGCGCGCGGTGGACGGCCAGAGCGCGATGTCCATCCTGAAGAGCGGCGTGGCGGTGGACCTGCTCTTCACGGACGTGGTGATGCCGGGGCCGGTGCGCAGTCCGGAGCTGGCGCGGCAGGCGAAGGCGCTGCAGCCGGACATCGAGGTGCTCTTCACGTCCGGCTACACGGAGAACGCCATCGTGCACGGCGGCCGGTTGGACCCGGGCGTGAGCCTCTTGTCCAAGCCGTACCGGCGCGAGGACCTGGCGCGCAAGGTGCGCACGCTGCTGGACCAGCGGCAGCAGCGGATGGCGACGCCGAAGCTCCAGTGGCCGGAGGCGCCTCGCACCGGGGAGACGTCGGCGACGCAGGAGGCCGCGCGGCGGATGCACGTGCTGCTGGTGGAGGATGACGAGGACATCCGCGCGTCCGCCAGTGAGCTGCTGGGGCTGCTGGGCCACGCGGTGATGTCGGTGGCGAGCGCGGAGGAGGCGCGGGTGGCGCTGGCGGCGGAGCGGTTCGACGTGCTCTTCACGGACGTCACGCTGCCGGGCATGTCCGGCGTGGACCTGGCGCGCGAGGTGGCGCTGCGAAAGCCCGCCATGCGGATCATCATCGCGTCCGGCCACGGCCGTTCGGCGCTGGATGGGGATCCGCAGCAGTGGTTGGGCGTGGTGGTGCTGCCCAAGCCCTACGCGCTGCCGCAGATCCAGCAGGCCCTGGCCCAGGTGGCCGCGACGGCCCGCTGA
- a CDS encoding M20/M25/M40 family metallo-hydrolase has translation MSTSTFVLPVSLALQLLTSASPSPQNTATAPSQEPAPKSPATSSVKATPPAVTKLSAAQQATAAKLMGPALAEGHAYARLAELTDGIGPRLSGSESAEAAVQWALRSFQADGVKAWKEPVKVPRWVRGEEHGEILASERTRGLPLALLALGGSAPTPPEGITAEVVEVGSLEELAALGDKVKGRIVFFNHTMSEAADYGRFAGLRGRGPAAAAKQGAVAALVRSLATASLRTPHTGSTRFDEGGPRLPAAAVSVEDALTLHRMLQGGTVKVRLVLGCSDLPDADSSNVVAEVRGREKPDEVVLLGAHLDSWDVGTGAHDDGAGVVMVMEAARLIAKLPQAPRRTVRVVLFMNEENGLRGGRAYAERHAKELSKHVAAIEMDAGGGRPLGVSLHAGPGGEALLWPWLAPLEGLGAAKFLVGHATGADLSPMEPAHVPFVGVRVDSSRYFDVHHSMADTLDKVDPQDLSRSTAAVTWMAYALAESPGTLARPTAPESDDPPKKK, from the coding sequence GTGTCCACGTCCACCTTCGTCCTGCCCGTCTCGCTGGCCCTGCAGCTGCTCACCTCGGCGTCGCCTTCCCCCCAGAACACGGCGACCGCGCCCTCCCAGGAGCCCGCGCCGAAGTCCCCGGCCACCTCGTCGGTGAAGGCCACGCCCCCGGCCGTGACGAAGCTGAGCGCCGCGCAGCAGGCCACGGCGGCGAAGCTGATGGGGCCCGCGCTCGCGGAAGGCCATGCGTACGCGCGGCTGGCGGAGCTGACGGACGGCATCGGGCCGCGCCTGTCCGGCTCCGAGTCCGCGGAGGCCGCGGTGCAGTGGGCCCTGCGCAGCTTCCAGGCGGATGGGGTGAAGGCGTGGAAGGAGCCGGTGAAGGTGCCACGCTGGGTGCGGGGCGAGGAGCACGGCGAAATCCTCGCCTCCGAGCGCACGCGCGGCCTGCCGCTGGCGCTGCTGGCCCTGGGCGGCAGCGCGCCCACGCCGCCGGAGGGCATCACGGCGGAGGTGGTGGAGGTGGGCTCGCTGGAGGAACTGGCGGCGCTGGGTGACAAGGTGAAGGGCCGCATCGTGTTCTTCAACCACACCATGTCGGAGGCGGCGGACTACGGCCGCTTCGCGGGGCTGCGAGGCCGGGGGCCGGCGGCGGCGGCGAAGCAGGGCGCGGTGGCCGCGCTGGTGCGCTCGCTGGCCACGGCGTCGCTGCGCACGCCGCACACGGGCTCCACGCGCTTCGACGAAGGCGGCCCGCGCCTGCCCGCGGCGGCGGTGTCGGTGGAGGACGCGCTCACGCTGCACCGGATGCTCCAGGGCGGGACGGTGAAGGTGCGGCTGGTGCTGGGGTGCTCCGATTTGCCGGACGCGGACTCGTCCAACGTGGTGGCGGAGGTGCGGGGCCGCGAGAAGCCGGACGAGGTGGTGCTGCTGGGCGCGCACCTGGACTCGTGGGACGTGGGCACGGGCGCGCACGACGACGGCGCGGGCGTGGTGATGGTGATGGAGGCCGCGCGGCTCATCGCGAAGCTGCCCCAGGCGCCCCGGCGCACGGTGCGCGTGGTGCTGTTCATGAACGAGGAGAACGGGCTGCGCGGCGGCCGCGCGTACGCGGAGCGGCACGCGAAGGAGCTGTCCAAGCATGTGGCCGCCATCGAGATGGACGCGGGCGGAGGGCGCCCCCTGGGCGTGAGCCTGCACGCGGGCCCGGGCGGTGAGGCGCTGCTGTGGCCGTGGCTGGCGCCGCTGGAAGGGCTGGGCGCGGCGAAGTTCCTGGTGGGGCACGCGACGGGCGCGGACCTGAGCCCCATGGAGCCCGCGCACGTGCCCTTCGTGGGCGTGCGCGTGGACAGCAGCCGCTACTTCGACGTGCACCACTCCATGGCGGACACGCTGGACAAGGTGGACCCCCAGGACCTGTCGCGCAGCACCGCCGCGGTGACGTGGATGGCGTACGCGCTGGCGGAGTCACCGGGCACGCTCGCGCGCCCCACCGCGCCGGAGTCGGACGACCCGCCGAAGAAGAAGTAG
- a CDS encoding MDR family MFS transporter, with amino-acid sequence MADTAADTALDSHAAPASERFSRSQKAFTLAGALLGLLLAALDQTIVATAGPTIQADLHIAPEHYPWLTTAYLVASTMMVPVWGKLSDLLGRRAVLVAGIAVFLTGSFLCGAARSTLVLILCRAVQGLGSAALFTGSLAVVADLFPPRDRGKYQGLFGAVFGLSSVIGPLAGGFITDALGWHWVFFINLPVGALALALIFLRMPPLKPEGVHGGKLDVLGAVTLAVGVVPLLLALSLGHGAAAPRAGGFPWGSAPILGLFALSAVGLGLFVWRERRAKEPLLEPSLFRLRAFSAGNAAVFIIGAVFLASVTFLPLFMVNVVGLSATNSGLTLTPLTLGVVAGNVLSGQLASRLGRYKALMVGALLFLMGGFAVMGFTLTPDSSQAEVTVKMVLVGLGLGPSIPLYTVAVQNAVPPQRIGVATSAATFFRQLGMTVGVALLGTVFAGTLGREMQARTQQATRGLPPDVRQELHASAPGGLSGGEGAPQGQRFQPEQVKAKLREGFAEERRQALQEGPEARARVDADEARALSTVDRVERALKESFTRATMAVYRFAIFVALAALLVTLLLPELPLRRGGPRKTPAEA; translated from the coding sequence ATGGCCGACACCGCCGCCGACACCGCCCTGGACTCCCACGCCGCTCCGGCGTCCGAGCGGTTCAGCCGTTCCCAGAAGGCCTTCACGCTGGCGGGAGCGCTGCTGGGGCTGCTGCTGGCGGCGTTGGACCAGACCATCGTGGCCACGGCGGGGCCCACCATCCAGGCGGACCTCCACATCGCGCCGGAGCACTACCCGTGGCTCACCACCGCGTACCTGGTGGCCTCCACGATGATGGTGCCCGTGTGGGGCAAGCTGTCCGACCTGCTGGGCCGCCGCGCGGTGCTGGTGGCGGGCATCGCCGTGTTCCTCACCGGCAGCTTCCTGTGCGGCGCGGCCCGCTCCACGCTGGTGCTCATCCTCTGCCGCGCGGTGCAGGGGCTGGGCAGCGCGGCGCTCTTCACCGGTTCGCTGGCGGTGGTGGCGGACCTGTTCCCGCCGCGCGACCGGGGCAAGTACCAGGGCCTGTTCGGCGCGGTGTTCGGCCTGTCCAGCGTCATTGGCCCGCTGGCCGGCGGCTTCATCACCGACGCGCTGGGCTGGCACTGGGTGTTCTTCATCAACCTGCCGGTGGGCGCGCTCGCGCTGGCGCTCATCTTCCTGCGCATGCCGCCGCTCAAGCCGGAGGGCGTGCACGGCGGGAAGCTGGACGTGTTGGGGGCGGTGACGCTGGCGGTGGGCGTGGTGCCGCTGCTGCTCGCGCTCAGCCTGGGCCATGGCGCGGCGGCGCCCCGGGCGGGCGGGTTCCCGTGGGGCTCCGCGCCCATCCTGGGACTGTTCGCGCTGTCGGCGGTGGGGCTGGGGCTCTTCGTGTGGCGGGAGCGCCGTGCGAAGGAGCCGCTGCTGGAGCCGTCGCTGTTCCGCCTGCGCGCGTTCTCCGCGGGCAACGCGGCGGTGTTCATCATCGGCGCGGTGTTCCTGGCGTCCGTCACCTTCCTGCCGCTGTTCATGGTGAACGTGGTGGGGCTGTCCGCGACGAACTCCGGGCTGACGCTGACGCCGCTGACGCTGGGCGTGGTGGCGGGCAACGTGCTGTCCGGGCAGCTGGCGTCGCGGCTGGGCCGCTACAAGGCGCTGATGGTGGGAGCGCTGCTGTTCCTCATGGGCGGCTTCGCGGTGATGGGCTTCACGCTGACGCCCGACTCCAGCCAGGCCGAGGTCACGGTGAAGATGGTGCTGGTGGGCCTGGGCCTGGGCCCCTCCATCCCGCTCTACACCGTGGCCGTGCAGAACGCCGTGCCGCCCCAGCGCATTGGCGTGGCCACGTCCGCGGCGACGTTCTTCCGGCAGCTGGGCATGACGGTGGGCGTGGCGCTCCTGGGCACCGTGTTCGCGGGCACGCTGGGCCGGGAGATGCAGGCGCGCACGCAGCAGGCCACGCGCGGGCTGCCTCCGGACGTGCGGCAGGAATTGCACGCGTCCGCGCCGGGAGGCCTGAGCGGAGGAGAGGGCGCGCCGCAGGGACAGCGATTCCAGCCGGAGCAGGTGAAGGCGAAGCTGCGGGAGGGTTTCGCCGAGGAGCGGCGACAGGCATTGCAGGAGGGGCCCGAGGCCCGCGCGCGCGTGGACGCGGACGAGGCCCGCGCGCTGTCCACCGTGGACCGTGTGGAGCGCGCGCTGAAGGAGTCCTTCACCCGCGCGACGATGGCGGTGTACCGCTTCGCCATCTTCGTCGCGCTGGCGGCCCTGCTCGTCACGCTGCTGCTGCCGGAGCTGCCGTTGCGCCGGGGCGGGCCGCGAAAGACCCCGGCGGAGGCGTAG
- a CDS encoding lysyl oxidase family protein, producing the protein MRIRGALTCAVMLSLSAGCKDDPKPQPDAGVPDAGADAGSQDDAGTAGPTLSETPRWEVEGDGLEPKECFGRGVALGDVNGDGRRDLVVISPPCTSAPTNPGRVMVYPGEGAYFSKTPVTSKLSWVHPSPRTSGYQMVVATGDVDGDAYADVLVKSYYGVSVFKGGPDLSQVFAQPLFRAPDSSIVRFHSARLLDLDGDGLDDLVVTTFSGSITLYRATPGGAEGPFTNVRVLSGYASPAGDTDGDGTQDLLVSLLDEPSGQGLFLGCKADSTRACEGPLTTQPVWKGTAESMRGIPDLNGDGRPEVLAGLRGSMRLHLSDASVQGYSATPVWTLMDDPAFPNLAAQSATVGSMAEGGTGHDFVLVSLGRVYLFRPTQDVSGPLEPVWSWPRANHLLPQTMLGFTLPSVASPGDLDGDGYDDLVVGLSQEHDGTRAPGRVRVYGGGVVPDSQEPAPALMPTKTCNLQVDPVNGKPDLTVDRDVIARSLYIERRAFAADSCEVREGCVPAGGERRLLRFTTSIMNMGTAPAVVPSPQERPDLFVYDECHQHDHLVNFAGYDLKDASGNSLSVGRKQGFYMVDYTQYCADGTPFSWYDPGTGISPGWSDVYTADTACQWLDVTDTPDGDYTVRVGVDENHIIDELDALPNEATVKVRLKGDTVTVLP; encoded by the coding sequence ATGCGGATCCGTGGAGCGCTGACCTGCGCCGTGATGCTGTCCCTGTCGGCGGGCTGTAAGGACGACCCGAAGCCCCAGCCCGACGCGGGAGTCCCGGACGCGGGCGCCGACGCGGGCTCCCAGGACGACGCAGGCACCGCCGGGCCCACCCTCTCCGAGACGCCCCGCTGGGAGGTCGAAGGGGATGGACTCGAGCCGAAGGAGTGCTTCGGCCGCGGCGTGGCGCTGGGCGACGTCAACGGCGATGGCCGCCGGGACCTGGTGGTCATCTCTCCGCCGTGCACGAGCGCCCCCACCAACCCCGGCCGCGTGATGGTGTACCCCGGAGAGGGGGCCTACTTCTCCAAGACGCCCGTCACCTCCAAGCTGTCGTGGGTGCATCCCAGCCCGCGCACGTCGGGCTACCAGATGGTGGTGGCCACGGGCGACGTCGACGGGGACGCGTACGCGGACGTGCTGGTGAAGAGCTACTACGGCGTCAGCGTCTTCAAGGGCGGGCCGGACCTGTCCCAGGTGTTCGCCCAGCCGCTGTTCCGCGCGCCGGACTCCTCGATTGTGCGCTTCCACTCCGCGCGGCTGCTGGACCTGGACGGGGACGGGCTGGACGACCTCGTCGTCACGACCTTCAGCGGCAGCATCACCCTGTACCGCGCGACGCCCGGGGGAGCGGAGGGCCCCTTCACCAACGTGCGCGTGCTCTCCGGTTACGCGTCACCCGCCGGAGACACGGATGGGGACGGCACCCAGGACCTGCTCGTCTCCCTTCTCGACGAGCCGAGCGGCCAGGGCCTCTTCCTGGGCTGCAAGGCGGACAGCACGCGCGCCTGTGAGGGTCCGCTCACCACGCAGCCGGTGTGGAAGGGCACGGCGGAGAGCATGCGGGGGATTCCGGACCTGAACGGGGACGGCCGTCCGGAGGTGCTCGCGGGACTCCGGGGCAGCATGCGCCTGCACCTGTCCGATGCCTCCGTCCAGGGCTACTCCGCCACGCCCGTGTGGACGTTGATGGACGACCCGGCCTTCCCCAACCTCGCCGCCCAGAGCGCCACGGTGGGCTCCATGGCGGAGGGCGGCACGGGCCACGACTTCGTGCTCGTCTCGCTGGGGCGCGTGTACCTCTTCCGCCCCACGCAAGACGTGTCCGGTCCGCTGGAGCCGGTGTGGTCATGGCCGCGCGCCAACCACCTCCTGCCCCAGACGATGCTGGGCTTCACCCTCCCCAGCGTGGCCAGCCCCGGCGACCTGGACGGGGACGGATACGACGACCTGGTGGTGGGCCTCTCGCAGGAGCACGACGGCACGCGCGCCCCGGGACGGGTGCGGGTGTACGGCGGCGGCGTGGTGCCGGACTCGCAGGAGCCCGCGCCCGCGCTGATGCCCACGAAGACGTGCAACCTCCAGGTGGATCCGGTGAACGGCAAGCCGGACCTCACGGTGGATCGGGACGTCATCGCCCGCTCGCTCTACATCGAGCGGCGCGCCTTCGCGGCGGACTCCTGCGAGGTGCGTGAAGGCTGCGTGCCCGCGGGCGGCGAGCGGCGCTTGCTGCGCTTCACCACGTCCATCATGAACATGGGCACCGCGCCGGCGGTGGTGCCCTCGCCGCAGGAGCGCCCGGACCTCTTCGTCTATGACGAGTGCCACCAGCACGACCACCTGGTGAACTTCGCCGGCTACGACCTCAAGGATGCCTCCGGCAACTCCCTGTCCGTGGGGCGCAAGCAGGGCTTCTACATGGTGGACTACACCCAGTACTGCGCGGACGGCACCCCGTTCTCCTGGTACGACCCGGGCACGGGCATCTCGCCGGGCTGGTCGGACGTCTACACGGCGGACACCGCCTGCCAGTGGCTGGATGTCACGGACACCCCGGATGGCGACTACACCGTGCGGGTGGGCGTGGATGAGAACCACATCATCGACGAGCTCGACGCGCTCCCCAACGAGGCCACCGTCAAGGTGCGCCTGAAGGGGGACACCGTGACCGTGCTGCCCTGA
- a CDS encoding lysyl oxidase family protein, with protein MRMRFARSCAVVGLLVLTGCKDDPKPQPDAGTPDAGSTLSETPRWQVTGDGANPRECFGRTVALGDVNGDGHKDLLVTSAPCASFQRDPGRVMVYAGEARDFSKTPVTTTLTWVHPSPLASSYKMTVSTGDIDGDAYADVLVATSFGVSVFKGGPDLSQVLTQPVFRAPDASTLRFSGAQLLDLDGDGRDELTVSTTPNRNLTVYRATPGAPEGAFTAVRTLSGVPVPAGDADGDGVQDLAVTHTDATVDLYLGCKAGSARVCEGPLTAQPVWTGQAESFAALPDLNGDGRSEALLLLNGSQRLHLSDAAGPGYAPQITWQVMDDAAFPLFGQSFLTFSQTVVPVGSMVEGGTGHDFAIGAIGRAYLFRPTANVSGPLEPVWAWPRANRLDLRTSMGTDYLGMASAGDLDGDGYDDLVVGVSSGLSGTPAGGDGTPAPGRVMVFGGGAVPDSEEPAPALAPTKTCNLQVDPVNGKPDLTVDRDVLARTLYIDRRSFTADSCEVREGCVPAGGERRLLRFTTSIMNMGTAPLVVPSPEERPDLFVYDECHDHHHLTNFAGYDLKDAAGNSLSVGRKQGFYMIDFTQHCADGTPFSVYDPGTGISPGWSDVYTADLPCQWLDVTDTPDGEYTVRVGVDENHIVDEADTLPNEVTVKVRLTGDTVTVLP; from the coding sequence ATGCGGATGCGATTCGCGCGGTCTTGCGCGGTGGTGGGGCTTTTGGTCCTGACGGGCTGCAAGGATGATCCGAAGCCCCAGCCCGATGCAGGCACGCCGGACGCGGGCTCCACCCTCTCCGAAACACCGCGCTGGCAGGTGACCGGCGACGGCGCGAACCCCCGCGAGTGCTTCGGTCGCACGGTGGCGCTGGGCGACGTCAACGGCGACGGGCACAAGGACCTGCTGGTGACGTCCGCGCCCTGCGCGAGCTTCCAGAGGGATCCCGGCCGCGTGATGGTGTACGCGGGCGAGGCGCGCGACTTCTCGAAGACGCCCGTCACCACGACACTGACGTGGGTGCACCCCAGTCCCCTCGCCTCCAGCTACAAGATGACGGTAAGCACGGGCGACATCGACGGGGACGCGTACGCGGACGTGCTCGTCGCCACCTCCTTTGGTGTCAGCGTCTTCAAGGGCGGACCGGACCTGTCCCAGGTGCTGACGCAGCCGGTGTTCCGCGCGCCGGACGCCTCCACCCTGCGCTTCAGCGGCGCGCAGCTGCTGGACCTGGACGGGGACGGGAGGGATGAGCTCACCGTCTCCACGACGCCCAACAGGAACCTCACCGTGTACCGGGCGACGCCGGGCGCACCGGAGGGGGCCTTCACCGCCGTGCGCACGCTGAGCGGCGTCCCCGTCCCCGCGGGCGACGCCGACGGGGACGGGGTCCAGGACCTGGCCGTGACCCACACCGACGCCACGGTGGACCTCTACCTGGGGTGCAAGGCGGGCAGCGCTCGCGTCTGTGAAGGGCCTCTCACGGCGCAGCCCGTGTGGACCGGCCAGGCCGAGTCCTTCGCCGCGCTGCCCGACCTGAACGGAGACGGCCGCTCGGAGGCGCTCCTGCTCCTGAACGGCAGCCAGCGCCTGCACCTGTCCGACGCCGCCGGCCCGGGCTACGCGCCACAAATCACCTGGCAGGTCATGGACGACGCGGCCTTCCCCCTCTTCGGGCAGTCCTTCCTCACCTTCAGCCAGACCGTCGTCCCCGTGGGCTCCATGGTGGAGGGCGGCACGGGCCACGACTTCGCCATCGGCGCCATCGGCCGCGCGTACCTCTTCCGCCCCACCGCGAACGTGTCCGGCCCGCTGGAGCCGGTGTGGGCGTGGCCGCGCGCCAACCGGCTCGACCTCCGCACGTCGATGGGCACCGACTACCTGGGCATGGCCTCCGCGGGCGACCTGGACGGGGACGGGTATGACGACCTGGTGGTGGGCGTGTCCTCGGGACTCAGCGGCACGCCCGCGGGAGGCGACGGCACGCCCGCGCCGGGCCGGGTGATGGTGTTCGGCGGCGGCGCGGTGCCGGACTCGGAGGAGCCCGCGCCCGCGCTGGCGCCCACGAAGACGTGCAACCTCCAGGTGGATCCGGTCAACGGCAAGCCGGACCTCACGGTGGACCGGGACGTCCTCGCGCGCACGCTCTACATCGACCGGCGCTCCTTCACGGCGGACTCCTGCGAGGTGCGCGAGGGCTGCGTGCCCGCGGGCGGCGAGCGGCGCCTCTTGCGCTTCACCACCTCCATCATGAACATGGGCACGGCCCCGCTGGTGGTGCCCTCCCCGGAGGAGCGGCCGGACCTCTTCGTCTACGACGAGTGCCACGACCACCACCACCTGACGAACTTCGCCGGCTACGACCTCAAGGACGCCGCCGGCAACTCCCTGTCCGTGGGGCGCAAGCAGGGCTTCTACATGATCGACTTCACCCAGCACTGCGCGGACGGCACCCCGTTCTCCGTGTACGACCCGGGCACGGGCATCTCGCCGGGCTGGTCGGACGTCTACACCGCGGACCTGCCCTGCCAGTGGCTGGACGTCACCGACACCCCGGACGGCGAGTACACCGTGCGCGTGGGCGTGGACGAAAACCACATCGTGGATGAGGCCGACACGCTCCCCAACGAGGTCACCGTCAAGGTGCGCCTGACCGGTGACACGGTGACCGTGCTGCCCTGA